The Punica granatum isolate Tunisia-2019 chromosome 4, ASM765513v2, whole genome shotgun sequence sequence CTTGTATCATACTATAAGAcgaatgaaaaatatatctcTGAATTGAGGGCACTAGCTGGTACTTCTAGACCAACCCCACACAGCATTTAGATCCTAGAGTTTCAACCTCAAAGCCTCTAACCTTCACAAAACTGCATTATGAAATTCATATACCTGCGCAGCATATCATGGGGGCACGGAAAGTTCAAACTATCAGTCTGCAGAAATTCTAGGGTATGAGCTAAATTTATAGAAATTTAGAGTGAACTTCTAGTTTTGAGCAACATTAGAACCCCAAAAACTGACACTGAGCTGccacacatacacacacacacacacacacaaaatcCAGTATAATCCATTCTAACGAGATTTACTCAGAAGAGACTAATTGAACTCAGTGCGTATTCTTGTTGTACTCCATCTATTCCTTTCAAGTATTGCTTTTATGAATATGAGGAGAGCACATGTAATTGCAACtaaaggaaaatataatgaaGCTGGCAGTATGTCACATACCACAGGTGATGATATTGTAAAACGCATGGTAGTCGAGCAGAAATCATAATTCGGACCTGGTGAGATTTGGGTTACAGATTGTGGAAGAGGTAAGAATTGTGGATTAAGCTCCTTCAGATTAAGTTCACCCTGCCACAGGGACAAAATTTGTGTTATAAGGAACGAAAAAAGGATGCCAAAATGATCTTCCTGATCCTTTAAGTCATAATTCTGTTCACAATTTTACCTTCCCAACAGGCAGAGGTAGCGTGACAGAGCAAATTCTGAAGTTTTTCCCTTCCCTTATAATAAGTGCCAAGTACTTATCGCTGAAGTCTACGTCCTCAACTACTGAGTCTTCTTCGAGAACAAATACATTCTACATAATAGATACGAGAAGGCAAGATCCTCGTCACAAATAATTCTAATACACAGTGAATAAGTAACTGAGCAGTGacactcttttcttttttctcctttccCCCCTTTCTACTTCTTCTTTGAGCAGTAACTAGGGCAAAAGAGGCTGAACTAAGAAGACAATTTTCTGGATTAGATTAAACAAGAACTGTTTGCAGAAACTTCTCCAATGCCAAAGTGAAAGATGACAAAACTAGATGGTACAAGAAAAGCAGCCATTAGTCATTGAGAAGTGCTATAAAAGCCGATCAAAACTTAAACAAAAAAGACAGGCATCGTTTACCCACTGACCTCCCAAATTCTTGGACCAGAAGTGCTAAGTGGACTTCGTAAAAGATAATGGTGGTCAACAGATTGACCATCCTTGGAAGCATCAGTGAACAAGTAAAGGATCCCTCGATGATGTTCGACTATGCAATGGGCTTGCCCCTCACATTCCCAAATCAATGTCAAGCCAGAAAGTGGATTAGCCGCATCTATTAAAAAGACCTGAAAAATTATCATTCTGGTAGTCATTGCTTCCAAATTTAAATGTAACATGATTAATGAATTAAATTTGTCCAAACTGAATACCTTGGAGGACGTTGTAGAGAATGTGTTGACAGTCACAAACTGAAAATCTTTGGTATGTCTTAGATTAACATAAACATTGTCGTTTGGTTCTTCTAGGAGCAAAACATCATCTTCAACTGATCCAATCATGCTACAGTATATCCTTAATAAACGAAAAAAGAAGTTGATCTTCACTAATCTGAACAGAAAAGCAAACAACCAATAAAACCAATAAACAAAGCAGAGTTAGAAACAATTCAAAAACCGTACCTAAATGGCCTCTTATTCTGATCGGTGACGACATACAACAAAGCCTTTCCTTCCATTGCCCATGCTATGTTTGATACCCTTTCAGCTTGAGGCTTGCTACACAACGAACCAGAATTTAAGTTCCTTACGGACAACTTAAAATAGTCGTTGTCCTTATCATACATTGTGTATGCAAAAAACTGATGATTCGGAGATACTTCTGATAATTCCTCATATGCATAACCTAAAAATTGAGACGAGGATAAGTGCTCAATTTTGGTGACTAGGATAGTAGAGTCTCCAATTTATATTTCTATAAATGTAGGTACACAGAAACGAGACAAAACAAATATCAAACACAGGAATAAAATTTGCAGTCCCAGCATAATCTGTATAACATGATTTAGCAAGACCAGAGCAGCAGACCCCACAAGAGCTTTATAGATAAGCATCTAAACACATACTACAGAACAGGCTACTGCAAGGTTCCTGTTTCGACTATGTACTTTCATTAAAACGCCTCAATATGGAAAGAAATGGGACAAAGCAAGCTCGCCGGCAGCATACCTCCAAATCTTTCGGCCTCTTGATTGTAATCTATCAGCTTCTGCTCAATCCTCTTCCCAGAGGTAAAATCAAATCCAGCAGAAGGAGATTTATGTGAGATGAACTCTTTGTTTAAGCTGACTAATCTTCGACACAACACTGGATACTGCTTCCCTTCTTCAACACGACGATAGTATACCCTGGCAAGATGAACTACCATCATTTTCATTACAGAATAACAAGAAGATTCGTGCAAATCAGAAAGCAAACGCCCATTGACGCCAAGAATGCAGGAAAACTAATGCACATTGCAACGGGGTGAATAACATGGCTCTCTCTACCACAGCACTCCACACGTAATAAAGTGCCGACCAGAGCAAGACAGAATCGAGACTGCCCAACAAGAGATCGAGCCCGTTCCAACTCTCGTAATAGCCACATTTCACATAATAAGGTTGGAGTATCGATGGAAAAGTGACAAATTGAGTCATCAACCGCCTAccttgaaaaataattagacATTGATAAAATAATGTCAATTAACTACAAGCACAAACTCATTACTCATTGGCCTCTGAAGAGGAGGAGCAGAAGGTACCAGGGGCCCCAACGAACGGGAGGGGTGGAGAGGTCGTAAGAGAGGCGAGAGGCCATCTCCGACATGAGCTTGCTCTGGAGCTTCTCGGTGTCAGACATCACCGCCTCCGTGTATTTCTCCTCCTGCTCCATGTACACATCCATGTGCCGCATCGCCACCTTGTCATTGAGGTTTGACATCCAGCTGTACGGGTCCTCCCATGTCGCGTCGTGGAGCGTGAAGCTCTGCGGCTTCTGCGGCGGCTTTGGGGGTTTGGGGGCCTTCGGAGCCGGCTGCTGCCTCGGGGGCTTGTAGTGGGCGTAACGGAGGAGATTGACGGCAGCGGATATCTGGTGGGGACGGCGGTGATAAACTAAGAAACTCCAAGAAATTCTCAtggattctttttctttccctaCAAATTTTCGAGCAACAGAGCCCTTTGAGTTTTGCAGGTGACTAGAGTTGAAATGAAATCCATGAACAAACACGCGGTAAGGGCGAGGCCGGAGGCAACAGGCCGCGAGAGGACAGGAGAGGCGAGAGAGACTGCGACAGCCGGGGAGGCGAGTGCGAGAGTGAGCAAGAGGCCGCGAGAGCAGAGAGAATTATGAGCAAAGGAGGTGGGAGACTGGGAGAGgcgagagggagagaggaatGATAGCCAGAGGAAAGCGACGACCGAGGCGGCCACCGGCGACGAAGAGAGGGCGAGCCGGAGACGCGAGCGCGGTAACTGAGTGGAGGGAAGACGGAACCTGCCCGAAGTAAATACCCTAATTGTTTTTGGTTTtcacttgcaaattttatgaattcgttaataattaattgaaaataatcaACACATGCATAATTATAATGtgaataaaaagataaaataaaattttatgtatCGAGTAAATTTATCACTAAAAAATTGCGAGTGaaagataataaatattatcataTTATACATCTAAATGTACACAAATCAAtcttagagagagaaaaaaaggcctaggaaaaaataaagcaaataaaagaaatgtaTAAAATGAATTCCCACATCTGCTATTATAGAATATTTAGTacgttaaattttaaaaaaatatcacatatCTCGATGTGTTATTGTGATTATCGAgaagtttaaaaaaaactcataaagattttgtatgtttgattttagaattaagtagagtttagttttgattttaattaggttgtaatgattgtattattaaattatgagaaaatatgtaaaaaaaaagtaatgaatagttgagagaatttaatattaaaaattaaatttgaattgttaaaaaaaattttaaaaaaataataactatatatttgaattttgttaTGTACtgaatagaattaaaattaaaattataattttaaaaatctgactctaaaatcaaacggggTGTCCCGTAATTCTTCACGATCCTCCATCTACTGTAGGCGAAGGGGAAATATTAATTACAGGATTATGCGAATTTTATGCTGTTGCACCTGGCCAGTTAGCCCCTACTGCTTGGCTTATATGGATTTCGTTTTACGTTTACCGTCGGGAGAACCTCAATGGAGTACTCCCATCGACTGTTGAAATACTTTTATCAGTTGAAACAAACAGTAAATATAAACGGGCTCCTTCAAATTGCTCTGAGAAAACCTGATATGCTGGGTACACTAGTGAACGTGGATTATAGTACTGGCTCAGATTGGAAATGTAGCTACTTCTTTTTGAAAGATAAGACTGCGTGGAAGTGGAGAACGAAAGTGACTCCATACCCAGATCCTTTGAAGCTTACAAGTGCCAAAGAGAGAATTGTGTGCCAGTTTTAAGGGAGTATCGATTTCGACATCGAGCTGTGCTGTTGAGGATCGTATTAAGAGTGCTGGTCTCTATATTGAGAGACTAGGGGTCCATTACTTGGGTAAGTTCTAATTACTCCTTCATGCTGTTTTCCACAGACAAATACAATGAATGGTTCTTCAGGTTTAAGAAACGGCAAGGACGTAAAGGCATCGGATTCTACCTCCCCGCAGTTTTGCCCTTTAGCGAAGATACATAAAGGTTTCATGAAACAGCTTGATCACCTTTAACTTCCCCGACCCCGTAAGGGCTCGAGAACTTCAATTTGTGAAGGGACGTCGAAGGGATTGCTATGATGGCATTTAGAGTCGGACGAAAATGATCGCATTGCAAGCGGAAAAGAGGTCCACCACTAAGAAATTCACCATGGTGCTGACTTTCTTTTCTCCCTCGCCGAGAACGATGGGCAAAGTGATCGACCCTAATGGCTCTATGATGTTTCCTGTGAATCCAGGGGTGAGCGAGTAGGGTTGAGATCTTTGGTACCGAGTTGCATGTTTCGAAGGGCGTCCATGAACAATATATCTGCGGAACTCCCGTTATCTATGAGTATCCGTCGTACATCAAAGCCTCCAATCCGTGTAGTGATTTCAAGAGCGTCATCATGCGGACAGGAGACGTGCTCTGCATTCTCCTCCTCAAAGCTGATCACCTGATCAGTGATTTCATGTTCCATTTGTCACGTTGGCCCTCCGATCAGCATAACTGGTTGGGCATAAACTTTTCTAGCATTTGAACTTTCTCCACTAGATGCGAAACCACCGGCAATCACATGAATTACTCCTCTAGATTCCATAAGCTCCGCAAGTTCCCGTCGtcaattatcttttttcttgtcCCCGCGATCTCTGGTCCCTATCGGGTTGAGGGGGCCTTCTTTCTACTCTTTCTTTCTGATCATTTCTTCTGTATTCTCTACGTGGGGGATTCCTGTCTCGCTGCCTATCTTCCTTTTGCACGAATGCGCCACGATATCCGGCTTGTATGAGTTTTTCAATCTGCTCCTTTAGGTGACGGCAGTCCTTGGTATGATGGCCCCAGGCCTGATGGTATCTGCAGAATGTCCTCTCGACCCAAAAGTTGCTCGTTCTGCGCCTATGGAAGTCGAAGTAGATTCAATCTCTCGATCTCGCTCAAGACTGCCCCACGAGGTGCGATCAAGGGTGTGAGCCTGTCCAACACATTCTGTGCACGCTTctcttctttggacttcgttTCGCTTCGCGATTCCTTTTTTGTCTGACCTGTTTTTCCCTACCCTTTATTCCACGAAGCCAGGGCTTCCTCTGCGGCCATAAACGCTGGGCTCGTTCCGTCATTTCTGCAAAAGCCGCAACCGGCGTGATG is a genomic window containing:
- the LOC116205218 gene encoding uncharacterized protein LOC116205218, translating into MRISWSFLVYHRRPHQISAAVNLLRYAHYKPPRQQPAPKAPKPPKPPQKPQSFTLHDATWEDPYSWMSNLNDKVAMRHMDVYMEQEEKYTEAVMSDTEKLQSKLMSEMASRLSYDLSTPPVRWGPWVYYRRVEEGKQYPVLCRRLVSLNKEFISHKSPSAGFDFTSGKRIEQKLIDYNQEAERFGGYAYEELSEVSPNHQFFAYTMYDKDNDYFKLSVRNLNSGSLCSKPQAERVSNIAWAMEGKALLYVVTDQNKRPFRIYCSMIGSVEDDVLLLEEPNDNVYVNLRHTKDFQFVTVNTFSTTSSKVFLIDAANPLSGLTLIWECEGQAHCIVEHHRGILYLFTDASKDGQSVDHHYLLRSPLSTSGPRIWENVFVLEEDSVVEDVDFSDKYLALIIREGKNFRICSVTLPLPVGKGELNLKELNPQFLPLPQSVTQISPGPNYDFCSTTMRFTISSPVMPDAVVDYDLSNGTWNIIQQQNLLHERTRILYGTASSGRINQKLSSLIDVESDNNPWNELSEFYGWEHYDVPSHDGVMVPLTIVYSHSHRKENSNPGLLHGHGAYGELLDKRWRSELKSLLDRGWVIAYADVRGGGGRGKKWHHDGRSAKKQNAIEDYIASARFLMDKGIVKEDKLAGWGYSAGGLLVASAINQRPDLFRAAILKVPFLDPTNTLLYPILPLIAADYEEFGYPGDVDDFNAIRRYSPYDNIPKDTVFPAVLVTSSFSTRFGVWEAAKWAARVRERTIYDPECPVLLNLTTDIVEENRYLHCKESALETAFLLKVVGS